The Iamia sp. SCSIO 61187 genomic sequence TGGGCGTGTACCTGCACGGCTCGTTGGCGATGGGCTGCTACCACCGGGCCCACAGCGACGCGGACCTGCTCGTCGTCGTCGACGTCCTCCCGACCGAGCGGGAGCGCCGCTCGCTCGCCCTCCGCCTGCTCGACGTCTCCGAGCAGCGTCCGACGAGCGCCGGCCTGGAGCTCTCGGTCGTCCTCCGCAGCGCCGTGGAGGCGCCCCGCCACCCGGTGCCGTACGCATGCCACTTCTCCGAGAGGTGGGTCGCCGACGTCCGCTCCGGCGGAGCGGGTCCTCGCGGCACCGACCCCGATCTGGCGGGCCACTGCGCTGTGACCCGCCACCGGGGCATCGCTCTCCTCGGGCCGGAGCCGACCGAGGTGGTGGGCGAGGTCGCGCGCCGCGACCTCGTCGCCTCGGTGCTGGCCGATGTGCGCGACACCCTCGCCGACGGGCTCGTCAGCACGCCGGTGTACGGCGTGCTCAACGCCTGCCGGACCCTGCACCTGCTCGCCCACGATCCGGCGCCGCCGCTCAGCAAGGAGGAGGGCGGCGCCTGGGCCCTCGCCCACCTGCCTCCGACCCATCGCCCGGTCGTCGCCGACGCCCTGGAGTGCTACCGCTCGGCCGCCGAGGTCCCGGCCGACCTCCGCCGCACCCACGGCCATCGGTGGGACGAGGAGGCGTTGCTCGCTCTGGCGGCCTTCGTGCGGGACAGCATCCGCTCGGCGCCGGGAAACCGCTTGCCCCGTGGGGCGACCGGCGCGACGGTGGGCCCCTCGCCGAGTGGAGGAGGTGCCGCGTGACCACGACCGCTGCCCACCGCCCCGCTCGCGCGCACCGGACCTAGCCGCACCTGGCTCTCCCGTCGCCGGCCGGGCGGACCTCCGTCCACCTGCGACCGGGAGACCTCCATGCCCCGACCCGACTGGCTCATCGCCGACGACTACGTCGACACCGAGCTCGGCACCCTGAAGACCGGCAAGGAGGCCGAGATCCGCGTGCTCGAGCGGACCAGCCTCGACGGCGCCCGCCGCCACCTCCTCGCCGACAAGCGCTACCGCCCCAAGACCGTCAGCCACAAGGGCGAGCTCGAGGCGCTCGGCTTCACCACGGCCGCCACCTTCCGCAACGACGTCGGCTACCGCGAGGGCCGGGGCCCACGGGACAGCCGCGGCCGGCGGGCGGTGGCGAACATGAGCCGCTACGGCCGCCAGCTCGTCCGGGCCGACTGGGTCGGCCACGAGCACGACGTCCTCCTCGCCCTGTGGGAGGCCGGCGTCCCCGTGCCGTACCCGGTGGGCACGGACCGCCAGACCTCGGTGGTCCAGCAGTACCTCGGCGACGACGACGGCGCCGCCCCGCGCCTGGCCCAGGCCCGGCTCGGCCCGAGCCAGCTGGCCGCGGCGTGGGACCAGCTCGTCGACGCGGTGCGGACGACCACGCGGGCCGGGTGGGTCCACGCCGACCTCTCCGCCTACAACCTCCTCTGGTGGGAGGAGCAGGTGTGGGTGATCGACGTCCCCCAGGCCGTCGACCTGCACGCCGCCACCAACGGCTACGAGCTGCTCCACCGCGACGTCGTCAACGTGTGCCGCTGGTTCGCCTCCCGGGGCGTCGACGGGGCCGAGGACCCCGACGCCGTCCTCGGGACGGTGCTGGGGTGACTAGAAGCCGAGGCGGTTGAGCTTGTCGGGCCGGCGCTGCCAGTCCTTCTCGACCTTGACCGCCAGCTCGATGAACGTCCCCTCGGGGAGCTGCTCGCGCACCCGGGTGCCGACCTCCTTCAGGACGCTCCCGCCCTTGCCGATCACGATCCCCTTCTGGGAGTCGCGCTCGACGAGGATCTCGACGCGGATGCGGTCGTCCTCCCACTCGGTGACCCGGCAGGCGATCGAGTGGGGGACCTCGTCGTGGGTGACGGCCAACAGCTGCTCGCGCACCAGCTCGGCGACCCACACGTCGTCGGGCGTCTCCCGCACCACCTCGTCGGGGTAGAACGGCGGGCCCTCCGGCATGCGGGCGACCAGCAGCCTCAGCAGGGTGTCGACGCCCTCGCCCGTGCGGGCCGACACCGGCACGTACTCGGAGAAGCCCAGCTCGGACACCGCCACCAGCTGGGCCAGGACCTGGTCCTTGGACGCCAGGTCGACCTTGTTGATCACCACGATGCCGCTCTTCGGGACCCGGGCGGCGACGAACCGGTCGCCGGGGCCGACCTTGGCGGTGGCGTCGATGACGAGGCAGGCGACGTCGACGTCGGGGATCGACGACGTGGCCGTGTCGTTGAGCCGCTGGCCGAGCGTCGTGCGGGGCTTGTGGACGCCGGGGGTGTCGACGAAGACGATCTGGACGTCCTCGTCGGCCCCGTCGACCTCGGTGACGGCGTGGAGGACGCCCCGCACCTGCGAGCGCGTGGTCTGGGGCTTGTCCGAGGTGATCGCCACCTTGGAGCCGAGGATCTGGTTGACGAGCGTGGACTTGCCGACGTTGGGCCGGCCCACGAGCGTCACGAAGCCGGACCTCATGGCGCGTCACCCGCAGGGTCGCCGACGGGGTCGACGCCCGGCTCGGCCTCCGGGGTCACCCGGACCCGCACGATGCGGTGGCCCTCGACGCACTCGGCCTGGAGGCGCACCCCGTCGACCACGGCCTCCTCACCCTCGGAGGGGATGTGCCCGAGGGCCTGGACGAGCACGCCCCCGACGGTATCGACGTCGTCGTCCGGGAGCCTGATCCCCAGCACCTGGCGAGCGTCGTCGATCGTCAGGCGGGCGTCGACGCGGTACGACCCGTCGCCCACCGGCTCGGCCCGGGCGTCCTCGTCGTCGAACTCGTCGACGATCTCCCCGACCAGCTCCTCGATGAGGTCCTCCAGGGTGACGATGCCGGCGGTGCCGCCGTACTCGTCGACCACGATCGCCATGTGGAACGTCTCGGCCTGCATCTCCCGGAGCAGCTCGGCGACGCGCTTGGTCTCGGGGACGAAGCGGGCGGGACGCATGGCCGCGGTGACCGGGTCCTGGCCGTGGCCCTCGCGCTCGACCCGCATGAGGTCGCGGGCGAACACCAGGCCGACGACCTCGTCGAAGCCCTCACCCCCCTCGTAGACGGGGAGCCGGCTGAGACCGTGCGCCAGCACCGTCTCGATGGCCTCGGACGCGCTGGCGGTCGACGTCACCGCCACCACGTCGGTGCGGGGCACCATCACGGTGCGGACGATGGTGTCGCCGAACTCGAGGATGCGATGGATCAGCTGCCGCTCCTCGTCCTCGATCGTCTCCTGCTCCGCCGCCTCCTCGGCCATGGCGAGCAGCTCGTCCTGGGTGACGAACGGCCCCTCGCGGAGCCCCTTTCCGGGCAGCAGGACGTTGGTGAGGCCGATGAGCGCCTTGGAGACCATGCGCAGCGGCCAGAGGATCGTGAGGGCCCGGATGGGGCGGGCGGCGAGCAGCCCGGCGGTGTCGGGGTGCTGCAGCGCCCAGGTCTTGGGAGCGGCCTCGGCCAGGACGAACACGACCACCACGTTCACGAACAGGGCGACGGGCACGCCCCAGCTGCCGAAGAGCTCCTCGGCCAGCAACGTCGTGAGGGCCGTCTGGGCCGACTGCACGATGAGCACCACGAGCAGCAGCGGGTTGATGAACGCCTCGGGGCGGCTGACGAGCCACACGAGGGACCCGCCCGCCCGTCGGCCCTCCTCGCGCAGGGCGGTGGCCCGCGCCTTGGTCATGCGGGTCAGACCGGTCTCGGCGATGGCCAGGAAGATCAGCCCGAGGAGCAGCACCACGAGGGCGCTGAGCATGGCCAGGGTCGCCGGGCTCACCCGCCGCTCCACGGGTCGCCGGCGAGGGGGCCGTGGTGGGCCGCCAGCAGCTCGCGCTCGCGCTGCTGCATCGTCTCCCGCTCGTCGTCCTCGGCGTGGTCGTGGCCCAGGAGGTGGAGGGCCCCGTGCACGACCAGGAGGGCGAGCTCGTCATCGTCGGAGCCGGCGTGGCCGGCAGCGCCGGCCCACGCCACGACCGGGCAGATCACCACGTCGCCCACGACACCGGGCGGGGCATCTCCGTTCCCCCCGGTGGCGGCGAGGCCGTCGATCGGGAAGGCGAGCACGTCGGTCGGCCCGGTCCCGCCCATGTGGGCCTGGTTGAGGGCGGCCATGGCCGACGGCGAGACGAAGGTCAGCCCCGCCGCGGCCCCGGCGGGCACGCCCTCGGCGTGGAGCACGGCGGCCAGCAGGGCGCCCCAGCGGGGGCCGTCGACCTCCTCGTCGCTGTCCTCGGTCACGGTGACCTCGACCGACCGGGGCCCGGCCCGGCCGATCATCGTCGCCGGTCGGAGCGGCCCGCCTTGGGCGCGGCTGCCGAGGCCCGGTCGTAGGCGTCGACGATGTCGGCCACGATGCGGTGGCGGACGACGTCGCGCCGGTCCAGGTGCACGAACGACAGCCCCTCGATGCCGCCGAGGGTCGCCTCGAGGCCGTCGAGGCCGCTCCCCCCGCCCTGCACGTCGACCTGGGTGGTGTCACCGGTGACGACGGCCCGGCTCCCGAACCCGATGCGGGTGAGGAACATCTTCATCTGCTCGGGTGAGGTGTTCTGGGCCTCGTCGAGGATGATGAAGCTCTGGTTGAGGGTGCGCCCCCGCATGAACGCCAGCGGGGCCACCTCGACCGCGCCCCGCTCGAGGAGCCGCTGGCTGCCCTCGGTGCCGACCATGTCGTTGAGGGCGTCGTAGAGCGGCCGCAGGTACGGGTCGACCTTGGCCATCAGGTCCCCGGGCAGGAACCCGAGCCGCTCCCCCGCCTCGACCGCCGGCCGGGTGAGGATGATGCGGTCGACCGTCTTGGCCTGGAGCGCCTGGACGGCCATGGCCACCGCCAGCCACGACTTGCCGGTGCCCGCCGGCCCCAGGCCGAAGGTGACGATGTTGCGGGCGATGGCGTCGACGTAGCGCTTCTGGCCCGCCGACTTGGGCTTCACGCTCTTGCCCCGCCCGGCCCGCAGGACCTCGGCGGTGAGCACCTCCGACGGGCTTTCGTGGGCCCGCACCATGTCGATGGTGCGGCCCAGGGTGGCCGGCTCCAGCAGCTCGCCCCGCTGGACGAGCGTGACTAGCTCGTCGACGAGGCGCGCCACCTCTCCGACGTCGTCGCCGTCGATGACCACCTCGTTGCCCCGGACCACGACCCGCGTGCCGGGGAAGGCCGCCTCGATCAACCGGAGGTGCTCGTCGTGGGTCCCGAGCAGGGGCGCCATCAGGTGGTTGCCGGGGACCTCGATCTTCACCTGCGTGGACGCCAACGATCCTCCGGACCGGCGCCCGGCCGATCCGGCACGCCGGGCCCCAGCGTACCGCCGGTGCCCGCCCGGCCGCCCGGTCGTTCCGCGGCGCGTCCCGCGGTGGCCGGGGGCGCGTAGGTTCACGCCATGGGTGAGGACCTGGTCGGCGACATCACCCGCTGGCTGGCCGAGCAGCGGGCCGACGCCGCCGTGGCCTCGCGGGCCCGGGAGCGCTGGCTCCGGCAGGCGGCCGACGAGGAGGCCGTCGTCGCCGGGGTCCTGCTCGACCTGGCCGAGCGGGCCGCCACCGTCGTGGTCCAGGGCGTCGCCAACCGGACCCACCGCGGCCTGGTGCGGGCCGTGGGCGAGGACTTCGTCGCCCTGCGGACGGGCAACGGTGACGTCCTCGTCCCCTTCGACGCCATCGTCGCCATCCGGGCCGAGGGCCAGCCCACCGGCGGTGGGGAGCGGGCCCACGCCCTCGACATCGCCTTCGCCGAGGCGGTGGCGGCCATCGCCGGCGACCGGCCCCGGGTGCTGGCGGTGTCCCGCGACGGCACCGGGCTGTCGGGCCAGGTGCGCTCGGTGGGCCGGGACGTGGCCGTGCTGCGCCTGGCCGACGGGGCCGACGTGGTCTACGTGCCGCTGGCCTCGCTGGCCGAGCTGGCCGTCGTCGAGGGCTAGGGCGACTCGGTCGCGGCGTCGACCGGGACGGCGTCGGGGTAGAGGTGCTCCAGGCTGCCGGGCTCGATCCGGCAGGTCTGGATGAAGGCGTCGACCTCCTGCTCCTGGAGGCGGATCACCCGTCCCAGCCGGTAGGCGGGCAGCTGCCCGCCGTCGATGAACCGGTAGAGCGTCCGGGGTGTGATGCCGAGTCGCTTGGCCGCCTCGGCGGTGCTGAGCCATCGGGGTGAGTCGGTCACGGGACCGATCCTACCCCGCGACGCGTCTCCGACACCCTCGTTGCACGACGGCCCCCTCCGGCCCCTCTGCACGCACCGGGCGATCCGGCCGCCCGCCCGTCGTGCGGTCCGCCGCCGCCGGGGTGGTCACCCCCCGGACCCCGGTGGCGGCGAGGTTTGGCGCCGGGCGTCGAGCGGTACGACCCGGCGGTCGCACCCCACCGAGGGACCACCATCGCGAAAGGACGTCGTGGCCGCCACCCAGACACGACCCCCAGTGCTCGACAAGGGCACGGGCCCCCCGGCGGGGGAGGGTTCGAGCGGACGCAGGATCCGGCCCCGGCGAGGGCTGCCGGGAGGGCGGGCCGTGGTCGGTGGGCTCCTGGTGGCGGTGGCCGCGGTCGGCATCTTCGCCGCCGTCTCCGGCGCCGGCCGCGGGCCCAGCACCCGGTACTACGTCGCCGCCCGCGACATCGCCCCCGGCTCGACGCTCGGCCCCGACGACCTCGAGGCCGTCGCCATCGAGGTCCCCGACCGGCTCGAGGGCCGGGTCTTCTCCGACCCGGACGCCCTCGTGGGGGCGATCGCCGTCGGCCCCCTGTCGGAGGGTGAGCTCATCCAGGCCGGCGGGCTGGCCACCGGCACCGACGCCGAGATCCCCACCTTCTCGGTGGCCGTCGCCCAGGCCGACGCCAACGCCGGGGAGCTGTCGCGCGGCGACTACGTCCACGTCCTCGCCACCTACGGCACCGACACGTCGGCCACGACCGTCACCCTCAGCGCCGACGCCCGGGTGGTGAGCCTCTCCGAGGACGACGACTCGCTCGCCGCCGCCGGCCAGGTCGTCGTCCGCCTCCAGGTGCCGACGGCCGAGGAGCGGATCGCCATCGTCAACGCCAGCACCGCCGGCAAGATCAGCCTCATCCGGGTCAGCGGGGCCGAGGACGTCGACGTGGCCGAGGTCTTCCGGCCGTCGGTCGAGGTCGACCCGGCGACCGGCGGGTCCACCACGACGACCACCGAGCCGGAGGACGAGGGGTCGGGCGGCTGATGGCCGTCGAGCGCTACGTCCTGCTCGGACTGGGCACCAGCCGCTCGCCGTGGTTCACCGAGGTCGCCCGCTGGGCCACCGTCGGCTCCATCCCGGCCGACTTCGTCAAGTGCGTCGCCGCCGAGGAGGTGCAGGTCCGGCTGACGAGCGGCCGCCCCTTCAGCGCCCTGCTGATCGACGCCACCACCGGTGCCGTCGACCGCGACCTCCTCGACACCGCGGCGCGCCACCAGGTCGCCGTGCTGGTCGTCGACGGGACCGCCCCCGGCGCCGGTCCGGCGTGGACCGAGCTGGGGGCCGCTGCGGTGCTGCCCCCGACCCTGCGCAGGGAGCAGCTGCTCGACGCCCTCGGCGAGCACGCCCGCATGATCGGCTCGGCCACCGAGCTCCCCCTCGACCCGGCCGACGTCCCCGACCCCCCGACGGCGCTGGGCACCCTCGTCGCCGTCACCGGCAGCGGCGGCACCGGGGCGTCGACGCTGGCCATGGCCATCGCCCAGGGCCTGGGCCAGGCCGAGGGCACCCGCGCCCTGGGCCGCCCCGTGCTCGCCGACATGTGCCTCGACGCCGACCAGGCCATGCTCCACGACGCCCGCGACATCGTCCCCGGCCTCCAGGAGCTGGTCGACGCCCACCGCAGCCGCCGGCCCCGTCCCGACGAGGTGCAGGCCCTCACCTTCGACGTGGTGAACCGGGGCTACAACCTCCTGCTCGGCCTCCGGCGGCACCGGGACTGGGCGGTGCTCAAGCCCCGCAGCTTCGAGGCCGCCCTGCTCGGGCTCCGCGACGCCTTCGGCGTGGTGGTCGCCGACGTCGACGACGACCTGGAGGGCGAGGCCGAGTGCGGGTCGATCGACGTCGAGGAGCGCAACGTCATGGCCCGGACCATCGCCAGCCGGGCCGACGCCGTGGTGGTCGTGGGCGCCCCCGGGATCAAGGGCATGCACGGCCTCGTCCGGACGGTGAACCGGTTGCGCGAGCACGGCGTCCCGCCCGAGCGGATCCTCGCCGTGGTCAACCGCTCGGCCAAGACGGCCAAGGGTCGGGCCGAGCTGACCCGCAGCTTCGCCGACCTGAGCGGGGCCCGCGTCGGCGGCGTCGCCGTGGTCGGCCCGGTGCACGTGCCCGAGCGCCGGGGGCTCGACGAGATCCTCCGCGACGGTGGCCGGTTGCCGCAGTCGCTCACCGAGCCCGTGACCCGCGCCCTGGCCGACCTGCTGAGCCGGGCCCCGGTCGGCCCGGCGGCGACCGAGCCGACCCCGGTGCCCATCGCCCCCGGCGAGCTGGGCTCCTGGGCCGAGGAGGAGGCACTCGGGTGAGCGTGCGAACCGAGCAAGAGCAACGGGTGAGCGTGCGAGCCGAGCAAGAGCAACGGGTGAGCGTGCGAGCCGAGCAGGAGCGCAACGGATGAGCAGCGACGTGGACGTCAGCCCGCTGGAGGAGATCGAGCGGGCCGTGCTCGACCGGGCCAAGGGCGTCGCCCTCGACATGGGCAGCGCCGACGGGAACGCCCGGCTGCGGGCGCTCATCGAGGACGAGGTGGCCCAGTGGTCCGCGGACCACAAGCGGGGGCTGCGGGCCTTCGACCTGTCCGACCCGGCCACGGTGGTCGAGCGGGCCTACCGCAACCTGTGCGGCTACGGGCCCCTCGCCCCCCTCGTCGAGGACGACGACGTGTGGGAGGTGATGATCAACGCCCCCGACGAGATCTTCGTCAAGCGCCACGTCGGGCCCTCGGGGTACCACGACGAGGTCTTCCACGACGACGCCCACGTCATCCGGACCCTGACCAAGATCATCGACGACGCCTCCGGCGCCCACCGGAAGCTCGACCCCGCCGAGGGGCTGCAGGACGCCCAGCTCGACAACGGCGCCCGCCTCCACATCGTCCACGGCGACATCGCCCGCGGCGGCCACGTCATGGTGAACATCCGGAAGTTCACCGGGGTCGTGTTCCGCAACCTCGACCAGCTCGTCGACCGCGACATGCTGTCCCGCCCCGTGGCCGCCTTCCTCAAGGCGTGCGTGCGGGCCAACAGCTCGGTGATCTTCGCCGGGGCCCCCGGCTCGGGGAAGACGACGATGCTCTCGTGCTGCGCCGCCGAGCTCGACCCCCGGCTCCGGGTGGTGACGGCCGAGGAGGTCTTCGAGGTCGACATCCCGCTCCCGAACGTGGCGTCGATGCAGACCCGGGCGGCGCGGCCCGAGCGGGCGGCGGTCGACCTCCGCCGCCTGGTCGCCGGCTTCCTCCGCATGGCCCCCGACGTGGCCATCGTCGGCGAGGTCCGCGACCGCGAGGCCCTCCCGCTGCTGCTCACCCTCTCGTCGGGGGTGAAGGGCTTCACCACCATCCACGCCGGGTCGGCCCGCCAGGCCCTGTCCCGCCTCCGGTTCATCTGCCAGCTGTCCGACAACGACCTGCCCCTCAGCGCCCTCAACAGCCTCGTCACCGAGGCCATCGACGTGGTGGTCCACTGCGCCCGCACCCCGGAGGGCCCGCGGGTCACAGAGGTCATCGCCGTCGAGGACCTGTCGGCCAGCCCCGACGGCAACGCCTTCACCGTCACCGAGCTGTTCCGCCGCGACGGCATCGACGCCCCGCTCACCTGGACCGGCCAGCTCCCCCAGCGCCTGGAGCGCCCCTTCCGGGACGCCGGCTACGACCTGCGGTCGATCCTGGACGACGCCCGCGCGCACCCGACGGCCGCGGGGAACGGCAGCGGAGGGCGTCGGTGAGCCCGCTCGTCGCCCTCGTCCTCGCCCTCGCCGGCGCCTACGGCGTGCACCTGCTGTACACCGCCGTCGCCCTCGACTGGAAGGGACTCGCCCCCGGACCCCGGGTCGAGCGCCGCACCCGGACCCGGCGGGGCCCGCAGGACTGGCTGATCCAGGCCGGGCTCGACGACGTCCAGCCGGTGGAGTTCGTCGCCGTGGTCGGCGTGCTCGGGCTGGTGGGAGGGGCGTTCGGCTACGCCATCTTCGCCTCCCCGATCCCCGCCCTGGCCCTGGGTGCCTTCGCCG encodes the following:
- a CDS encoding aminoglycoside adenylyltransferase domain-containing protein codes for the protein MAPPERSAIDHTPDRAQHWDDCDPDVRRWVEGIVSGVVEELPRPVGVYLHGSLAMGCYHRAHSDADLLVVVDVLPTERERRSLALRLLDVSEQRPTSAGLELSVVLRSAVEAPRHPVPYACHFSERWVADVRSGGAGPRGTDPDLAGHCAVTRHRGIALLGPEPTEVVGEVARRDLVASVLADVRDTLADGLVSTPVYGVLNACRTLHLLAHDPAPPLSKEEGGAWALAHLPPTHRPVVADALECYRSAAEVPADLRRTHGHRWDEEALLALAAFVRDSIRSAPGNRLPRGATGATVGPSPSGGGAA
- the era gene encoding GTPase Era, with protein sequence MRSGFVTLVGRPNVGKSTLVNQILGSKVAITSDKPQTTRSQVRGVLHAVTEVDGADEDVQIVFVDTPGVHKPRTTLGQRLNDTATSSIPDVDVACLVIDATAKVGPGDRFVAARVPKSGIVVINKVDLASKDQVLAQLVAVSELGFSEYVPVSARTGEGVDTLLRLLVARMPEGPPFYPDEVVRETPDDVWVAELVREQLLAVTHDEVPHSIACRVTEWEDDRIRVEILVERDSQKGIVIGKGGSVLKEVGTRVREQLPEGTFIELAVKVEKDWQRRPDKLNRLGF
- a CDS encoding SAF domain-containing protein, whose amino-acid sequence is MVGGLLVAVAAVGIFAAVSGAGRGPSTRYYVAARDIAPGSTLGPDDLEAVAIEVPDRLEGRVFSDPDALVGAIAVGPLSEGELIQAGGLATGTDAEIPTFSVAVAQADANAGELSRGDYVHVLATYGTDTSATTVTLSADARVVSLSEDDDSLAAAGQVVVRLQVPTAEERIAIVNASTAGKISLIRVSGAEDVDVAEVFRPSVEVDPATGGSTTTTTEPEDEGSGG
- a CDS encoding RIO1 family regulatory kinase/ATPase encodes the protein MPRPDWLIADDYVDTELGTLKTGKEAEIRVLERTSLDGARRHLLADKRYRPKTVSHKGELEALGFTTAATFRNDVGYREGRGPRDSRGRRAVANMSRYGRQLVRADWVGHEHDVLLALWEAGVPVPYPVGTDRQTSVVQQYLGDDDGAAPRLAQARLGPSQLAAAWDQLVDAVRTTTRAGWVHADLSAYNLLWWEEQVWVIDVPQAVDLHAATNGYELLHRDVVNVCRWFASRGVDGAEDPDAVLGTVLG
- a CDS encoding helix-turn-helix domain-containing protein, producing the protein MTDSPRWLSTAEAAKRLGITPRTLYRFIDGGQLPAYRLGRVIRLQEQEVDAFIQTCRIEPGSLEHLYPDAVPVDAATESP
- a CDS encoding CpaF family protein, with the protein product MSSDVDVSPLEEIERAVLDRAKGVALDMGSADGNARLRALIEDEVAQWSADHKRGLRAFDLSDPATVVERAYRNLCGYGPLAPLVEDDDVWEVMINAPDEIFVKRHVGPSGYHDEVFHDDAHVIRTLTKIIDDASGAHRKLDPAEGLQDAQLDNGARLHIVHGDIARGGHVMVNIRKFTGVVFRNLDQLVDRDMLSRPVAAFLKACVRANSSVIFAGAPGSGKTTMLSCCAAELDPRLRVVTAEEVFEVDIPLPNVASMQTRAARPERAAVDLRRLVAGFLRMAPDVAIVGEVRDREALPLLLTLSSGVKGFTTIHAGSARQALSRLRFICQLSDNDLPLSALNSLVTEAIDVVVHCARTPEGPRVTEVIAVEDLSASPDGNAFTVTELFRRDGIDAPLTWTGQLPQRLERPFRDAGYDLRSILDDARAHPTAAGNGSGGRR
- the ybeY gene encoding rRNA maturation RNase YbeY, giving the protein MTEDSDEEVDGPRWGALLAAVLHAEGVPAGAAAGLTFVSPSAMAALNQAHMGGTGPTDVLAFPIDGLAATGGNGDAPPGVVGDVVICPVVAWAGAAGHAGSDDDELALLVVHGALHLLGHDHAEDDERETMQQRERELLAAHHGPLAGDPWSGG
- a CDS encoding PhoH family protein, with translation MASTQVKIEVPGNHLMAPLLGTHDEHLRLIEAAFPGTRVVVRGNEVVIDGDDVGEVARLVDELVTLVQRGELLEPATLGRTIDMVRAHESPSEVLTAEVLRAGRGKSVKPKSAGQKRYVDAIARNIVTFGLGPAGTGKSWLAVAMAVQALQAKTVDRIILTRPAVEAGERLGFLPGDLMAKVDPYLRPLYDALNDMVGTEGSQRLLERGAVEVAPLAFMRGRTLNQSFIILDEAQNTSPEQMKMFLTRIGFGSRAVVTGDTTQVDVQGGGSGLDGLEATLGGIEGLSFVHLDRRDVVRHRIVADIVDAYDRASAAAPKAGRSDRRR
- a CDS encoding hemolysin family protein, whose translation is MSPATLAMLSALVVLLLGLIFLAIAETGLTRMTKARATALREEGRRAGGSLVWLVSRPEAFINPLLLVVLIVQSAQTALTTLLAEELFGSWGVPVALFVNVVVVFVLAEAAPKTWALQHPDTAGLLAARPIRALTILWPLRMVSKALIGLTNVLLPGKGLREGPFVTQDELLAMAEEAAEQETIEDEERQLIHRILEFGDTIVRTVMVPRTDVVAVTSTASASEAIETVLAHGLSRLPVYEGGEGFDEVVGLVFARDLMRVEREGHGQDPVTAAMRPARFVPETKRVAELLREMQAETFHMAIVVDEYGGTAGIVTLEDLIEELVGEIVDEFDDEDARAEPVGDGSYRVDARLTIDDARQVLGIRLPDDDVDTVGGVLVQALGHIPSEGEEAVVDGVRLQAECVEGHRIVRVRVTPEAEPGVDPVGDPAGDAP